One stretch of Riemerella columbina DNA includes these proteins:
- the trpA gene encoding tryptophan synthase subunit alpha, whose protein sequence is MKKLNIYFTAGIPSLDDTATLIRLIQEEGADFIEIGMPYSDPVADGEVIQQAHQKALANGMSIDKLFQQLITIKDEVKIPIILMGYINPVLSFGFEAFCQKCQEAGIYGLIIPDLPPIEFEKKYQKILKQYGLHFSFLVTPETSDERMLYLDSLSSGFLYAVSSSSTTGNATKVVKNDAYLKRLANLSLTNPVMIGFGIKNKADFDSVTADASGGIIGTAFVKLLLDHPDWETRARAFIRDIKQNDNNNN, encoded by the coding sequence ATGAAGAAACTCAATATCTACTTTACCGCTGGCATTCCCAGCTTAGATGATACCGCAACTCTTATCCGCCTTATTCAAGAGGAAGGCGCCGATTTCATAGAAATTGGAATGCCCTACAGTGACCCCGTGGCGGATGGCGAAGTGATCCAACAAGCCCACCAAAAGGCATTAGCTAATGGTATGAGCATAGACAAGCTCTTCCAACAGCTCATCACTATAAAAGATGAAGTCAAAATCCCTATCATTTTGATGGGATACATTAATCCTGTGCTATCGTTCGGCTTTGAGGCGTTTTGCCAAAAGTGCCAAGAGGCAGGCATCTACGGCTTGATCATTCCAGATCTTCCCCCAATAGAGTTTGAGAAGAAATATCAGAAGATTTTAAAACAATATGGGCTCCACTTCAGCTTCTTGGTAACGCCAGAAACTTCCGATGAGCGGATGCTCTATTTGGATAGCCTAAGTTCTGGCTTCCTCTACGCTGTGAGCTCCTCCTCTACAACAGGGAACGCCACCAAAGTGGTAAAAAATGATGCCTACCTGAAAAGATTAGCCAACCTATCGCTCACCAACCCTGTGATGATAGGCTTTGGCATTAAGAATAAAGCCGACTTTGATAGCGTAACGGCAGATGCCAGCGGCGGTATCATTGGCACGGCTTTCGTAAAGCTCTTATTAGATCACCCAGACTGGGAAACGAGGGCCAGAGCTTTCATCCGTGATATAAAACAGAATGATAACAATAACAATTAA
- a CDS encoding TMEM175 family protein: protein MTTSRLEAFSDGVLAIVITIMVLEMKAPEGADFQSLMPVVPKFLSYILSFIYIGIYWNNHHHLFQAIEKINGTVLWANLLLLFALSLVPFTTAWMGENHFDKNPVTLYGINLLFCAFGYIALERSTLKVEGKGSKIEQALKSRTKEYTSISLYIVGLLGSYFAPIIGMACYTVVAILWLCPDRRIEKTLKS, encoded by the coding sequence ATGACCACTTCCAGATTAGAAGCGTTTAGTGATGGCGTTTTAGCTATTGTGATTACCATTATGGTCTTAGAGATGAAGGCGCCAGAGGGGGCAGACTTCCAATCCTTAATGCCTGTGGTTCCTAAGTTCTTGTCTTATATCCTTAGCTTTATTTATATTGGCATTTATTGGAATAATCACCACCACCTCTTCCAAGCGATAGAGAAAATCAACGGTACAGTGCTCTGGGCGAACCTCTTATTGCTCTTTGCCCTTTCCTTAGTGCCTTTTACTACTGCTTGGATGGGCGAGAACCATTTCGATAAGAACCCTGTAACGCTCTATGGCATCAATCTTTTGTTCTGTGCGTTCGGTTACATCGCCTTAGAGCGGTCCACGCTAAAAGTAGAGGGCAAAGGCTCCAAAATAGAGCAAGCCCTCAAAAGTAGAACCAAAGAATATACTTCCATTTCGCTCTATATTGTTGGCTTGTTGGGGTCTTATTTCGCCCCAATCATTGGTATGGCTTGCTATACAGTAGTTGCTATCCTATGGCTGTGCCCAGACCGCCGCATAGAGAAAACCCTTAAATCCTAA